CTTCATCGGCAGTGGCCACGCGTGCCGACATACCAGCAACAGAGACGACGTCCCCTGGACGCAGCACCTTGCCACGACGAGTGTCGACCTCACCGTCCACGCTGACCTGGCCCTCAGCAATGAGTTCTTTGGCCAGACCGCCCGTTTCCACCAGGTTTGCCAACTTCAGGAATTGCCCGAGACGGATGGACTCATCCCGGATTGCGACATCGATAGGCT
The nucleotide sequence above comes from Corynebacterium amycolatum. Encoded proteins:
- a CDS encoding RNA-binding S4 domain-containing protein, with the translated sequence MEPIDVAIRDESIRLGQFLKLANLVETGGLAKELIAEGQVSVDGEVDTRRGKVLRPGDVVSVAGMSARVATADEVDDDYFDEATADDDFDPEKWRNL